A window of Pirellula sp. SH-Sr6A contains these coding sequences:
- a CDS encoding efflux RND transporter periplasmic adaptor subunit produces MTSGAFPRNEQSNHGRRRGWRLLVTFSLLVFPASLLGHEGHQPLPSKGVQVDTQTGRITLSAQARETLGVRSEEVTLGTVASALQVYADTVAPWQAKAVGSAQLSGRISKLLVRPGDFVSANQVIAELSSRELETIKLEFLQAQKETALNNRLLEITRPTASAGAVPMQRLLDLENTLQQSVNRLEIARIRAATLGMNWNASNPDETLEVTHQIRSPIAGQIIHTDLSEGKYVEAFEHLFEIVNTDTSWVRMQLLEKHAFRVAVGQPVKLQILNSKITSEGTIERIDASMDPQTQFIWAWMTVALPEIVPGLVGRATIHTSTQDATLTVPQRAVYSDGLQSYVFVEEASTRNASEYRKRIVKLGKRRLAANDTLHPRVEVEQGDIYPGDRVVVVGGHELSSLFFLGVLKLSEDEQKRLGIATIPVTPKPIARTVQLPATVTLPPEGRSIVSSQLDGTIRSHTLSPGREVRAGELLMEIASPEFHKLQLDLLTASLEASLARHRAERLEELKGDAVSLRVAIESRSQAEQWGGRAESLKRQLATIGLSHSEIDAIVNERKVWDYLPLRSAIDGKISSTVSTLGETVVANQPLVEVQNLDSVWIEAHVAASESGSIRPGSKGIATMLSNPEISVPVIVTRTGPLVDASTRTQRIWLAPSPEAQSLPLQSGMLLSVAISMGEGATTLAVPKSSLVRDGLHTFVFVEKEKGYIERRRVETGRSDGLFTEILSGIREGEAVITSGGRDLQTAYASLR; encoded by the coding sequence ATGACAAGCGGAGCGTTTCCGAGGAATGAGCAGTCCAACCATGGGAGGAGAAGAGGATGGCGCCTGCTCGTCACTTTCTCCCTCCTTGTGTTTCCCGCGAGTTTGCTTGGACACGAAGGGCATCAACCTCTCCCCTCGAAAGGCGTTCAGGTTGACACGCAGACAGGGCGAATCACCCTCTCCGCGCAAGCCCGAGAAACTCTGGGGGTTCGTTCCGAGGAAGTTACATTGGGAACCGTTGCGTCTGCGCTGCAAGTGTACGCGGACACCGTCGCTCCTTGGCAAGCGAAAGCGGTCGGTTCGGCACAGCTGTCAGGTCGCATCTCGAAGCTTCTTGTCCGGCCTGGTGATTTCGTCTCGGCCAATCAAGTAATTGCGGAACTGAGCAGTCGCGAGTTGGAAACGATCAAACTGGAGTTTCTCCAAGCCCAAAAGGAAACGGCCCTCAATAACCGGCTTTTGGAGATCACGCGCCCCACTGCCTCCGCTGGCGCCGTCCCCATGCAGCGTCTATTAGACCTGGAGAATACACTCCAACAAAGCGTGAACCGATTGGAGATCGCTCGCATCCGAGCAGCCACCCTGGGAATGAATTGGAACGCCTCCAATCCCGACGAGACGCTAGAAGTCACACACCAGATCCGCTCACCTATCGCAGGGCAAATCATCCACACGGATCTCTCCGAAGGAAAATACGTCGAAGCCTTCGAACATCTCTTCGAAATTGTAAATACGGATACCAGCTGGGTGCGCATGCAATTGCTGGAGAAGCATGCGTTTCGTGTCGCGGTCGGTCAACCCGTGAAACTCCAAATCTTAAATTCGAAGATCACCTCCGAGGGGACAATCGAACGGATCGATGCGAGCATGGATCCACAAACGCAATTCATTTGGGCCTGGATGACCGTCGCGCTCCCCGAGATCGTTCCTGGCCTTGTGGGTCGAGCGACGATCCACACGTCGACGCAAGATGCAACCCTGACGGTCCCTCAACGCGCTGTTTATAGCGACGGTCTGCAATCCTACGTCTTCGTGGAAGAGGCATCCACGAGGAATGCATCGGAATACCGAAAACGAATCGTCAAGCTCGGAAAGCGAAGACTCGCGGCGAACGATACGTTGCACCCAAGAGTCGAGGTGGAGCAGGGTGACATCTATCCGGGGGACCGCGTGGTGGTCGTGGGAGGTCATGAGTTGTCGAGCTTGTTCTTTCTAGGAGTCCTCAAACTTTCCGAAGACGAGCAGAAACGGCTGGGAATAGCGACCATCCCTGTCACCCCCAAGCCTATTGCACGTACGGTTCAACTCCCCGCCACAGTCACTTTACCTCCCGAGGGCAGGAGTATCGTCTCGTCCCAGCTCGACGGGACCATCCGATCCCACACTCTCAGTCCTGGCCGCGAGGTTCGTGCTGGCGAGCTGCTGATGGAGATTGCGTCTCCCGAATTCCATAAACTTCAGCTCGATTTACTGACAGCGTCGCTCGAGGCATCGCTCGCGCGCCATCGCGCGGAGCGACTCGAAGAACTAAAGGGTGATGCCGTGTCGCTCCGTGTCGCAATCGAATCCCGATCCCAAGCGGAGCAGTGGGGGGGCCGCGCAGAAAGCTTGAAGCGCCAACTCGCCACCATCGGGCTCTCCCACTCTGAAATCGATGCAATCGTCAACGAAAGAAAAGTTTGGGATTACCTTCCCTTGCGCTCCGCCATCGATGGCAAGATCTCGTCTACGGTTAGCACCCTGGGAGAGACGGTCGTCGCCAACCAACCGCTCGTGGAAGTCCAAAATCTCGACTCGGTCTGGATCGAAGCTCATGTCGCGGCCTCCGAGTCCGGGTCCATTCGTCCAGGGAGCAAGGGCATTGCAACGATGCTCTCCAATCCCGAGATATCGGTACCAGTGATCGTAACGCGCACGGGACCACTCGTCGACGCATCGACTCGAACGCAAAGGATATGGCTCGCACCCAGTCCGGAGGCACAATCCCTCCCTTTGCAGTCAGGGATGCTTCTTTCGGTCGCCATCTCGATGGGAGAGGGTGCCACCACCCTCGCAGTTCCTAAATCCTCCTTGGTTCGCGACGGACTTCATACGTTTGTATTTGTAGAGAAGGAAAAAGGTTACATCGAGCGGAGGCGCGTGGAAACAGGTCGGTCTGATGGCTTGTTCACCGAGATTCTCAGCGGTATTCGCGAAGGGGAGGCGGTCATCACGTCAGGTGGCCGTGATTTGCAAACCGCATACGCATCCTTGAGGTAG
- a CDS encoding ThuA domain-containing protein has protein sequence MLPTVVAFFLLGFQTASPLSLQLTRQVESAEGSGRYHRVSVQQNWEPKKTALILCDVWDSHHCRRAVLRVNELIPRMEETVKSMRDRGVTVIHAPSDCMKSYEGHPARQRAQKIAKADRLPEGIREWCYRIPEEEKGKYPIDQSNGGEDDTPEEHAAWVQELVRMGRNPKAPWLKQHEGLTIQSESDFISDKGEEIWSILEAKGIENVILAGVHTNMCVLGRPFGLRRMVQTGKRTALIADLTDTMYDPNCEPYVSHFTGTDLIIDHIERYVCSTFTSDQILGGKPFRFQADTRPTVAILMGEDEYSTEKTLPPWSIQQLGKEYRLRWIFGSCTEPAVVPGIEAIRDADALLVSVRRRPLVAESLAVVREFEKSGKPMIGIRTASHAFSLRKGETAPGVASWPEFDAEVWGGSYTNHYANDLATTVSLASDISHPILKSWESQPSKSYVSKGSLYQVSPLKSGAKPLLIGRIPNGNQEPVAWTFQRANGGRSFYTSLGHVSDFEQPAFAQLLKNAIDWSLRKD, from the coding sequence ATGCTTCCTACCGTTGTTGCTTTCTTTCTGCTCGGCTTTCAAACCGCTTCCCCTCTCTCACTCCAGTTGACGCGACAGGTCGAATCCGCTGAGGGATCGGGGCGATACCACCGTGTTTCGGTTCAACAAAATTGGGAACCGAAAAAGACGGCTCTCATTTTGTGCGATGTCTGGGACTCTCATCACTGCCGTCGGGCCGTATTGCGGGTTAATGAACTCATTCCTCGCATGGAGGAAACCGTCAAGTCGATGCGAGACCGGGGCGTGACGGTCATCCACGCCCCCAGCGACTGCATGAAGTCTTATGAAGGACACCCCGCGCGTCAACGAGCCCAGAAGATTGCCAAGGCGGATCGGTTGCCGGAAGGGATTCGGGAATGGTGCTATCGCATTCCTGAGGAAGAAAAAGGAAAGTACCCCATTGATCAGTCCAATGGCGGCGAGGATGACACGCCGGAGGAACATGCCGCTTGGGTGCAAGAGCTTGTTCGGATGGGACGCAATCCGAAGGCTCCTTGGTTGAAGCAGCACGAAGGATTGACGATCCAATCCGAGTCCGATTTCATCAGCGACAAGGGGGAGGAAATCTGGAGTATTCTCGAGGCAAAAGGGATCGAGAATGTGATCCTCGCGGGGGTTCACACCAATATGTGTGTGTTAGGCCGCCCCTTTGGCTTGCGAAGGATGGTGCAAACTGGAAAGAGAACAGCCTTGATCGCCGATCTGACCGACACGATGTACGATCCGAACTGCGAACCGTACGTCAGCCACTTCACCGGCACCGATCTTATCATCGACCATATCGAACGCTATGTTTGTTCGACCTTCACGAGCGATCAAATCCTGGGAGGCAAGCCGTTTCGATTCCAAGCGGATACGCGGCCCACGGTCGCCATACTGATGGGCGAAGATGAGTATTCGACCGAGAAGACCCTTCCGCCCTGGAGCATCCAGCAGCTGGGCAAGGAGTACCGATTGCGATGGATCTTTGGCAGTTGTACCGAGCCTGCTGTGGTTCCGGGTATCGAGGCGATCCGCGACGCCGATGCATTGCTCGTCAGCGTGCGACGACGTCCGTTGGTTGCAGAATCGCTGGCGGTCGTGCGCGAGTTTGAAAAGTCGGGAAAGCCGATGATCGGCATTCGAACGGCCAGCCATGCCTTTTCACTTCGAAAGGGAGAGACCGCTCCGGGGGTCGCAAGCTGGCCCGAGTTCGATGCAGAGGTTTGGGGTGGGAGTTACACCAATCACTATGCGAACGATCTCGCGACGACGGTGTCGCTCGCGTCGGATATCTCGCACCCCATTTTGAAGAGCTGGGAGAGCCAACCGAGCAAGAGCTATGTATCCAAAGGTTCGCTTTATCAAGTCTCCCCGTTGAAGAGTGGGGCAAAGCCTCTTTTGATCGGCAGGATCCCAAATGGCAATCAAGAGCCGGTGGCTTGGACGTTCCAGCGGGCGAACGGTGGCCGCAGTTTCTACACCTCGCTGGGTCACGTTTCCGACTTTGAGCAACCTGCCTTTGCCCAGTTGCTCAAGAACGCGATCGATTGGTCCTTGCGAAAAGATTAG
- a CDS encoding efflux RND transporter permease subunit, which translates to MLDGIIRFSLHNRTIVAIASLLVAIVGGSLLRVMPVDVFPDLNRPTVTIMTEAPGLAPEEVEVLVTRPIELLLNGATGVKRVRSSSAIGLSIIWVEFNWGTDIFIDRQIMNEKLQLAQSRLPPGTTPTLAPISSIMGEIMLIALRSDSTPSTQEEADAKAMELRTLGEFTVRNRLLAVEGVSQVSVMGGTLKQYQVLTTPSKLAARNVTLEQLTDATAKANVLAGGGVMNRGDKESLLRIQGQSLTLEEIAATPIVWRDQIPIRIGDVADVRLGGPVKRGDASAIVKIEPDIDFAVLHPDRYESSKSAIPSLEPSGETAPASSLTYREFRGGAAVMLTVQKQPDADTIQLDQRIDTVLASLQKELPADVKIESEIFRQSHFIEAAVANVSEAVRDGAIWVVVILFFLMGNFRTSVSSLTSMPLSILLTIIVFYLFDITINTMTLGGIAVAIGDLVDDSIVDVENIYRRLRENKQLPLASQKDSLDVIFSASSEIRNSIVYATLIVVLVVTPLFMMSGIEGRLFAPLGIAYIVALMSSLAVSLTFTPVLASFLLPKAPFLANKREPLLMRWLKHADERLLRWTLDRPRFVISIVGVMVMLSSLTLPWMGGEFLPPFNEGTATVNLRLEPGTSLEESQRVASRVESILLEVPEVLSVARRTGRAELDEHAEGVNNTEFEIRFAEHKREKEGWLPTILRAIPIVHLWSYEYRGRPPEVVVADLRDRISSIPGAAVNIGQPISHRLDHMMSGIRAQIAVKVFGNDLRELRTAAYDIQARMQ; encoded by the coding sequence GTGTTAGACGGAATCATTCGCTTCTCGCTCCATAATCGCACCATCGTCGCGATCGCGTCCCTCCTGGTGGCCATCGTAGGCGGCTCGCTTCTGAGAGTCATGCCGGTCGACGTCTTCCCCGATTTGAATCGACCTACCGTAACCATCATGACCGAAGCACCCGGTCTCGCTCCCGAGGAGGTCGAGGTCTTGGTAACGCGTCCTATCGAATTGCTCCTCAATGGTGCGACGGGTGTCAAACGCGTTCGTTCTTCGTCAGCGATCGGATTGTCGATCATCTGGGTCGAATTCAACTGGGGTACCGACATCTTCATCGACCGCCAGATCATGAATGAGAAATTGCAACTGGCCCAATCCCGACTTCCTCCTGGTACCACCCCAACCTTAGCACCGATCTCATCCATCATGGGTGAAATCATGCTTATCGCGCTGCGGAGTGACTCGACTCCTTCGACCCAAGAAGAGGCCGACGCGAAAGCCATGGAGCTTCGAACTTTGGGAGAATTCACGGTTCGAAATAGACTGCTCGCAGTCGAGGGCGTATCGCAAGTCTCCGTGATGGGCGGCACTCTTAAACAATATCAAGTCCTTACGACTCCCTCCAAGCTCGCTGCTCGCAATGTAACCCTCGAGCAGCTGACCGATGCGACAGCGAAGGCAAATGTGCTGGCAGGGGGCGGTGTTATGAATCGCGGGGACAAAGAATCATTGCTTCGCATCCAAGGCCAATCCCTTACGCTCGAGGAAATTGCAGCTACTCCGATCGTGTGGCGCGATCAAATACCGATTCGCATCGGCGACGTTGCGGACGTGCGGCTAGGGGGGCCGGTCAAACGGGGTGATGCTTCTGCGATTGTCAAAATCGAACCCGATATCGACTTCGCGGTCCTTCATCCAGATCGATATGAATCTAGCAAATCGGCAATCCCCTCTCTCGAGCCAAGCGGCGAAACCGCCCCTGCTAGCTCTCTGACCTACCGCGAATTTCGCGGAGGTGCTGCTGTGATGCTCACCGTCCAGAAGCAACCCGATGCCGACACGATTCAGTTGGACCAACGGATCGACACCGTGCTCGCATCCCTGCAAAAAGAGTTGCCCGCCGATGTGAAAATCGAATCGGAGATCTTCCGTCAAAGTCACTTTATTGAAGCCGCCGTTGCGAATGTCAGCGAAGCGGTTCGCGATGGCGCAATTTGGGTCGTGGTTATTCTCTTTTTCTTGATGGGGAATTTTCGGACGAGCGTCAGTTCTTTGACCTCCATGCCCCTATCCATCCTGCTGACCATCATTGTCTTCTATCTCTTCGATATCACGATCAACACAATGACACTCGGGGGAATTGCCGTTGCTATCGGCGATTTAGTGGATGACTCCATCGTCGACGTCGAGAATATCTATCGGAGACTTCGCGAAAACAAACAGTTGCCTCTAGCGTCGCAAAAGGATTCTCTCGACGTTATTTTCTCTGCCTCGAGCGAGATTAGGAATTCGATCGTCTACGCCACGTTGATCGTCGTCCTGGTCGTCACCCCCCTGTTCATGATGTCGGGCATTGAAGGGCGATTGTTCGCCCCGCTTGGTATCGCGTACATCGTGGCTTTGATGTCCTCCTTGGCTGTGTCCCTGACCTTTACTCCTGTATTGGCCAGCTTCCTATTGCCGAAAGCTCCCTTCCTCGCCAACAAGCGTGAGCCACTCTTGATGCGTTGGCTCAAGCACGCCGACGAACGACTGCTGCGTTGGACTTTGGATCGTCCGCGGTTTGTGATTTCCATCGTGGGAGTGATGGTGATGCTCAGTTCCCTTACACTGCCTTGGATGGGAGGTGAATTCTTACCTCCTTTCAATGAAGGAACCGCCACGGTCAATCTGAGGCTTGAGCCAGGAACTTCACTTGAGGAAAGCCAACGTGTTGCGAGCAGAGTCGAGTCCATCCTCTTGGAGGTACCAGAAGTCTTGTCCGTCGCGAGGCGCACGGGGCGGGCCGAACTCGACGAGCATGCCGAAGGGGTCAATAACACCGAATTCGAGATTCGCTTCGCCGAACACAAACGCGAGAAAGAAGGTTGGCTTCCTACAATCCTACGCGCTATTCCGATTGTGCACTTATGGAGCTACGAATACCGAGGTAGACCGCCGGAGGTGGTCGTTGCCGACCTTCGCGATCGAATCTCCAGTATTCCGGGAGCAGCCGTCAATATTGGGCAACCGATCTCGCACCGACTGGATCATATGATGTCGGGTATCCGGGCCCAAATTGCGGTCAAGGTATTTGGCAACGATTTGCGTGAACTGCGAACTGCTGCCTATGACATCCAAGCTCGCATGCAGTAG
- a CDS encoding efflux RND transporter permease subunit, translating into MEGVVDLQIEPQIEISQLQMRVKREEASRYGLAPGDVARVLETAFKGNVVSQVIEEDKYFGLVVWYDEESRRDPSVIEETLLETPSGAKVALSQVAEILDTTGPNVLNRENVQRRVAVFCNVQGRDLASVVRDIRVSLQPIEESLRALPGEYYLDFSGQFEAQREATIRLWGLAVLSTVGVYLLLIKALGSHRSALQVIANIPLAAFGAVVALLIVNRPDMAELAEHPWTQWPSIWIQSTHLSLAHWVGFITLIGIVSRNGIMMISHYQHLMDIEGMPFGKEMIIRGSLERLAPVMMTAMTSFIGLVPLLFGEGEPGKEILYPLAVVLFGGMIASTALDQIVTPALFYLFGSRSVRSKKPVSP; encoded by the coding sequence ATCGAAGGAGTCGTCGATCTTCAAATCGAGCCTCAAATCGAAATATCGCAGCTGCAAATGCGGGTGAAACGCGAAGAGGCGTCCCGGTATGGGCTTGCTCCGGGGGACGTCGCCCGGGTTCTCGAAACGGCCTTCAAAGGGAATGTGGTCTCGCAAGTCATCGAGGAAGACAAATACTTTGGGCTGGTTGTCTGGTACGACGAAGAATCCCGCCGCGATCCCAGTGTGATCGAAGAGACACTGCTCGAAACACCGTCCGGTGCGAAGGTAGCGCTATCGCAGGTAGCCGAAATCCTCGACACCACCGGACCAAATGTCCTCAATCGGGAAAATGTCCAGCGACGAGTGGCTGTCTTTTGCAATGTGCAAGGACGCGACTTGGCGAGCGTCGTCCGCGACATTCGGGTTTCACTGCAACCTATCGAAGAGTCTTTGCGGGCATTGCCTGGCGAATACTATCTCGACTTTAGCGGTCAATTCGAGGCCCAGCGCGAGGCAACGATTCGCTTATGGGGACTGGCGGTGCTCAGCACGGTGGGTGTCTACCTGCTGCTCATCAAAGCGTTAGGTTCCCATCGCTCCGCGTTGCAAGTCATCGCGAATATCCCCTTGGCCGCGTTTGGCGCGGTCGTCGCGCTTCTCATTGTGAATCGCCCCGATATGGCCGAGCTCGCCGAGCATCCCTGGACCCAATGGCCCTCGATATGGATTCAGTCAACGCACTTGTCGCTCGCTCACTGGGTCGGCTTTATCACACTCATCGGGATTGTTAGTCGAAATGGGATTATGATGATTTCGCACTATCAGCACTTGATGGACATCGAAGGGATGCCCTTCGGAAAAGAGATGATCATTCGCGGCAGTCTGGAACGGCTGGCCCCGGTGATGATGACGGCGATGACCAGCTTTATTGGGCTTGTCCCCCTTCTCTTCGGTGAGGGGGAGCCGGGCAAGGAAATACTCTATCCTCTCGCCGTTGTCCTCTTCGGTGGAATGATCGCCTCCACCGCCCTCGATCAGATCGTCACCCCAGCGCTCTTCTATTTATTCGGCTCCCGATCTGTCCGTTCAAAAAAACCGGTTTCCCCCTAG
- the acs gene encoding acetate--CoA ligase yields MEDSSAGQIDNVMHETRVFPPSAEFARKAHIGSMEAYRTLYDESVADIEGFWGKEAVEHLHWYKPFDKVLDWQSPHAKWFVGGQTNVSANCLDAHLEAGHGDRVAFHWEGEPGEKRTLTYRDVHREVCRFANGLKKLGIQKGDRVSIYMPMVPELPIAMLACARIGAIHSVIFGGFSAEAIADRNNDAQVKLLITSDGGYRRGKVLNLKETADTALAKSPSVQHCVVLKRTGHGAPMQPGRDVWWDDLIADVPTDSPAESMDSEDPLFILYTSGSTGKPKGILHTTAGYNLYAKRTFQWVFDHKPEDIYWCTADCGWITGHSYIVYGPMAAGATQILYEGAPNWPEEDRFWDIIERYKVTILYTAPTAIRAFIKWGDHHVEKHDLSSLRLLGSVGEGINPEAWMWYYNKIGGGRCPIVDTWWQTETGGIMMSPLPGAIPCKPGSCTLPLPGIVPATLSDSLQPVDVHHGGMLCIAKPWPGMLRGIWGDDQRYVEQYWTRVPNHYLTGDNARHDEDGYYWIMGRIDDVINVSGHRLSTIEVESALVSHPAVAEAAAVGRPDDIKGQAIAVFVSLKDGVVSDSLRDELKKHVRKEIGALAVPDDVRFTSSLPKTRSGKIMRRLLRDIASGKEGIGDTSTLEDFSVLAKLRGNEES; encoded by the coding sequence ATGGAAGACAGCTCCGCCGGGCAAATCGATAATGTCATGCACGAAACACGTGTGTTTCCCCCAAGTGCGGAGTTTGCACGGAAAGCCCACATCGGCTCCATGGAAGCGTATCGAACGCTTTACGATGAATCCGTGGCCGATATCGAAGGCTTTTGGGGCAAAGAAGCGGTTGAGCATCTGCATTGGTACAAGCCGTTTGACAAAGTTCTCGATTGGCAATCACCTCATGCGAAGTGGTTTGTCGGCGGGCAAACCAACGTCTCTGCGAATTGCTTGGATGCGCATTTGGAAGCGGGTCATGGAGATCGGGTTGCATTCCATTGGGAGGGAGAGCCTGGTGAGAAGCGAACCCTTACTTACCGCGATGTGCATCGCGAAGTATGTCGATTTGCAAATGGGCTGAAAAAGCTTGGTATTCAAAAAGGGGATCGGGTCAGCATTTACATGCCGATGGTTCCTGAGTTGCCGATCGCCATGCTCGCATGCGCTCGTATCGGAGCGATTCACTCTGTTATTTTTGGTGGCTTCAGCGCGGAGGCGATCGCGGATCGGAATAACGACGCGCAAGTCAAACTGCTCATCACGTCCGATGGCGGGTATCGTCGAGGCAAAGTCCTTAATTTGAAGGAGACCGCTGATACGGCGTTGGCAAAAAGTCCTTCGGTGCAACACTGCGTTGTATTGAAACGCACGGGGCACGGAGCGCCGATGCAGCCGGGCCGCGATGTTTGGTGGGACGATTTGATTGCCGATGTACCCACCGATTCGCCCGCCGAATCGATGGACAGCGAAGATCCACTGTTCATCCTCTATACCAGTGGATCGACCGGTAAGCCGAAGGGAATTCTTCATACAACCGCAGGGTACAATCTGTATGCCAAGCGGACGTTCCAGTGGGTGTTCGATCACAAGCCTGAAGATATTTATTGGTGCACGGCCGATTGCGGTTGGATCACCGGTCACTCCTACATCGTCTATGGACCGATGGCAGCGGGGGCGACACAAATTCTGTACGAGGGGGCGCCGAACTGGCCTGAAGAAGATCGATTCTGGGACATTATCGAGCGGTACAAAGTAACCATTCTTTACACCGCCCCTACTGCGATCCGCGCCTTTATCAAATGGGGAGATCATCATGTCGAGAAGCATGATCTTTCCTCGCTTCGTCTGTTGGGGAGCGTTGGGGAGGGGATCAATCCCGAGGCTTGGATGTGGTATTACAACAAGATCGGTGGTGGTCGCTGCCCCATCGTTGATACTTGGTGGCAAACCGAGACGGGAGGAATCATGATGTCCCCGCTCCCCGGCGCGATTCCTTGCAAACCTGGCTCATGCACGCTTCCGCTGCCCGGGATCGTTCCTGCCACATTGAGCGATTCGCTCCAGCCGGTCGATGTGCACCATGGCGGCATGCTCTGCATTGCCAAGCCGTGGCCCGGTATGCTTCGAGGTATTTGGGGTGATGACCAACGCTATGTCGAGCAGTATTGGACTCGCGTTCCCAATCATTACTTGACCGGTGACAACGCTCGTCATGACGAGGATGGCTACTATTGGATCATGGGTCGGATCGATGACGTGATCAATGTGTCGGGGCATCGATTGAGCACCATCGAGGTCGAGAGCGCATTGGTGAGCCACCCTGCTGTGGCGGAAGCAGCGGCTGTCGGTCGACCGGATGACATCAAGGGGCAGGCCATTGCGGTCTTCGTCAGCTTGAAAGATGGAGTCGTTAGCGATTCTCTCCGCGATGAATTGAAGAAACACGTTCGAAAGGAAATCGGAGCCTTGGCCGTGCCTGACGACGTTCGCTTCACTTCGTCGCTTCCTAAAACGCGGAGCGGCAAAATCATGCGGCGATTGTTAAGGGACATCGCTTCCGGGAAGGAAGGGATTGGCGACACCTCCACCCTCGAGGACTTTAGCGTTCTCGCGAAATTGCGCGGCAACGAGGAATCGTAA
- a CDS encoding sulfatase, translated as MFLWTLLTPCVVALLPAVSKAERPNILFIFSDDHARAAISAYGSQVNQTPHLDQLATKGAKFLQSFVTNSICTPSRATLLTGQYSHLNGVPVFNRFDGSRDHVAKHLQKNGYHTGMIGKWHLGSDPTGFDRWIVLPGQGSYVDPAFVTPQGRVTIAGHCTEVTTKLGLEFLENRPKDKPFFLMLHHKAPHRAWDPDEKNKALFAGKEFVEPKTLFDDYKTRPAALPENQQTVAKDLTRRDLKLVPPEGLTPQQRNAWLNETPMRLEVNGKMLEGEDLVHWKYQRYMQDYLACVQGVDDSVGQVMEYLKKNDLEKNTIVIYTSDNGWYLGELGMYDKRFMYEPGLRTPLLAAGPGIRSGIEPTAMVANIDIAPTLLDLAGCEIPEFMQGVSFKSLLQGETPANWRKTVYYRYYHSPGHHNTQAHYGVRTETHKLIYYWNKKLYEMYDLRVDPNEQNNLMFEGEEKLSPENKKVFAALKVEIQRLQTEYRDEGQYANQADWPKGGVDGPFEGVKPFGRKTVEEAFSLTASPALTK; from the coding sequence ATGTTTTTGTGGACGCTGTTGACTCCCTGCGTCGTGGCGTTGCTACCCGCGGTGTCTAAGGCGGAGAGACCGAATATTCTTTTCATCTTCTCCGATGACCATGCGAGGGCGGCAATCAGTGCTTACGGCTCGCAGGTCAATCAAACGCCTCACTTGGACCAGCTGGCGACCAAGGGAGCGAAGTTCTTGCAGTCGTTTGTGACGAATTCCATTTGCACACCAAGCCGCGCCACCCTTCTCACCGGTCAGTATTCGCACCTCAATGGTGTTCCGGTTTTCAATCGGTTTGACGGTTCGCGCGATCACGTTGCGAAGCATTTGCAAAAGAATGGCTACCACACCGGGATGATCGGCAAATGGCATTTGGGATCCGACCCCACTGGATTTGACCGATGGATCGTTTTACCAGGCCAAGGTTCCTACGTGGATCCCGCCTTCGTCACGCCCCAGGGGCGTGTGACGATTGCAGGCCACTGCACCGAAGTAACGACAAAGCTGGGTTTGGAGTTTTTGGAGAATCGTCCCAAGGACAAGCCTTTCTTCTTGATGCTGCATCACAAAGCACCGCACCGTGCTTGGGATCCCGATGAAAAGAACAAGGCGTTGTTTGCTGGCAAGGAATTCGTCGAGCCCAAAACCCTGTTCGATGATTACAAGACGCGTCCAGCCGCATTGCCCGAAAACCAGCAAACGGTCGCGAAGGATCTAACCCGCCGCGACTTGAAACTCGTACCACCGGAAGGATTGACTCCGCAACAGCGCAATGCTTGGCTGAATGAAACGCCCATGCGTTTGGAAGTGAACGGCAAGATGCTAGAGGGTGAGGATTTGGTTCACTGGAAGTATCAGCGATACATGCAGGATTACCTGGCATGCGTCCAGGGGGTTGATGATTCGGTTGGACAAGTCATGGAGTATTTGAAGAAGAACGATTTGGAAAAGAACACCATTGTCATCTACACGTCGGACAACGGTTGGTATTTGGGAGAGCTCGGAATGTATGACAAGCGTTTCATGTACGAGCCCGGTCTTCGAACTCCCTTATTGGCAGCAGGTCCTGGAATTCGATCTGGCATTGAACCCACAGCTATGGTGGCGAATATCGATATCGCTCCGACCTTGCTGGACCTGGCTGGTTGTGAGATTCCCGAGTTCATGCAAGGTGTTTCGTTCAAGTCACTGTTGCAGGGCGAGACGCCCGCCAATTGGCGCAAGACTGTGTACTATCGCTACTACCACTCCCCAGGGCACCATAACACGCAGGCCCATTACGGTGTGAGAACCGAGACGCACAAGCTTATCTACTACTGGAATAAGAAACTCTATGAAATGTACGATTTGCGGGTCGATCCTAATGAACAAAACAATTTGATGTTCGAAGGGGAAGAAAAACTCTCGCCTGAGAACAAGAAGGTGTTTGCCGCGTTGAAGGTTGAGATCCAGCGCCTACAGACCGAGTATCGAGACGAGGGGCAATACGCCAATCAAGCCGATTGGCCCAAGGGGGGCGTCGACGGACCGTTTGAAGGTGTCAAACCGTTTGGACGCAAGACGGTGGAGGAAGCTTTCTCCCTCACCGCGTCCCCAGCGTTGACCAAATAA